A segment of the Diceros bicornis minor isolate mBicDic1 chromosome 40, mDicBic1.mat.cur, whole genome shotgun sequence genome:
cctctttttccagaaGACCAACTGCTGACAAACTCCTCTCCACCATCTTCTCTACCTTGTCCTGTTCACAAAAAGCCCTGAGGCCAGCATGGCCACCCCACAGTGTAAGTGATGAATTGCAAACCAGCTTGGAAATATCTCCATCTGGCCTCACCAAAGACAATAGAGTACAAGGGCCCCTATCATTTGCTCAGCTACAAGTGTATTTGCTCTTGCTAAAATACTCAGATCATAAAATCCACATTTGAAAATCTCAGAGCATTTAGCTCTTATTATGTGTATTTAGAATTGCTGATTTATTTTGATAAAGAGGGTAAAGAACAAACAACAAACATACTGATGaccaatttaaatatttttggttttgttactACCTGGAAACTATCAATTAGAAAAAGACAAGTCACTGATAACCCTAGAGATAAGGCGAATCCTGAAAATCTCTTGGGATCATGAATGCATGCGGATCCTTTCAGATGCTTTGATCCACAAACCAGCTTCTGCCTAatttctcctccctttctccttgaAGCCACCTTTCTCAGAGCAGGAAACCTACTCCCAGGACTTTAAAAGCCGTTATTACCAGAATGCAACCGGAATCCTGAAGTTGGTAATAACCTCATGTgtgttttgtgcttttctgtcaTTTGGCAGCTTTGGAAACTCCCCAATTCTTGCATATTCGTGATTCTCTACAGATGGTGTGGGTCCTGAAGGGAAATTCTTTAATAGCAGTTCCATCTAGCAACAATGTCAAGCCTGGTGAGTGAAGGTTGAAGCCACTGTTGCCTCTTAAAGGGACACCAGCTCCACTGGGGACAGGGCTGAACTTGCATGAGCCTGGCCTTGGGCCTCTCCTACTTCTGGGCACCAGCCCAATGTCCACAGGAAGGGCAAGGAAGGGTGAGATGGTTCCCTtccacaaaggaaaccccatacctaGAAATGAGGATGTGAAGGATTGGTAgctttccttaccaaaaaaaaatgtcttcagatAAGAAGGGATTGTCCATTCAACAGCAGCTGACCTTCTCCTTGGAGTTTCTCTTCTTTAAATTCCAACCATCACTACCTATGTCCTCAGATTCAAACTCCATCCTCTTTCCACCACCAAACCTACAGAATTTTTTAACTTGGTGTCCTTTCTTCTAGTAATGGGGGAATAGTCCTTCCTTCCATCAAAAGTCAATTCATCTcagcttctttccctttctctaggACTTCAgtgtttaattaaattaaattaaatcaattaattaaattctACTCTTCCCTGCATGTTCCACCCTTGTCTGTCTACTGGGTCCTTTCTATCACTGACAGACTTCCTCTAATATAATATTTCCAAGCTTACTACTAAAAACCTTCTCTTGGTTCCCACATTTCATTCCTACGACTGTTATATTTTCCTATATACCAATCTATATACTGTTCTTTATACAAATCATAGCCAAACTTCATGGAAGAATCGGCTGCACAACTCTCCTCCATTTCACCTCCTGTTCATGCTTACATCAAACAGTGTGACTTCTGAACTGTTCTTCGACCATTCCCCTCAAGCTCCTCTTTCCAAGGTCAACAAATACACTTCTCTGTTCTCATGTTtggttcctcagctgcagtcagcATAATTGAtaactctttctttcttgaacacactccatCTTCTCCTTCTGTAAGAACATTCTCTGTGGTTTGCTGGCTCCTCTTTTGCACTCTCCTTTCTGACTCTACTTTCTCTATAAAATCTCCAAATGCTGGGGATCCTCCGAAGTCAGTCTGCAATAATTATGCAACCCCTCCGAAGGGATTGCGAGCTGTTCTCTTGGATTGATGTCTTGCATCTTCGCTCTGGCATTTATGCTTCCAACCCAGACGTCTCCTCTGGACATTTTACCCATGTCCTCTTGATGTCCTCTCCGTCAAATCTAACTTCATCTATCCCAAGTGGATTTATGGATCTGACTTCTCAAAACTGCTGACGGACCCAGTCTTCCCCATCTCTGTTAGCTACCACCACCCTGTTTGCTGGAGCCAGAAATACAGGAGACATCCTGGATTCCTCCTTTTCCTCAATCTCCATCCAATCCCTCAGCAAAAACTGATGACTGTATGTGCAAAATATGCCTTATTTCTAAGATGATATCATCTTTCACCTGGACCACTACCATCacttcctccctgccctccctctcccttcattTGTGGAGTCTCCCATGCATCCTCCACAAGGCATCAAGAGTGACCTTACAATGCTGATTGAATACTATCATTCCCTTGTGTTTGTGTTTTGGGGGTGGGAAGTGTGGGGTAGGGGACAGTGGGGAGATCTCAGGCACATCAGTCTTCTTTCAGAGCCTTGAGCTCACCAAGCTCTTTTCCATGGAGgggactttcttttcctttcctgcctCCAAACCCCTTCCACAATCCTGTTCCCATTTCTTCAGATGCTAGCTTCCTCTTAGCtttaagaggaaggaaaggaaagaaagacctCTGCAGAGAGGTCTTTCTTGATATCTCTATCTCAATTTGGTCTCTCTCCTGCTGTCCCAGGCTTTAATCGTTTCCCCAAGGCAGGTGCTACAATTTATTGTGGTGCTTGTCATTTTACTGCTTACATTGTTTCGTCTCATTTTTCATGGGGGCAAAGACAATGTCTATCTTGTTCTCAGCTAAATCTTCAGTGCCTTGTCCTGAGTGGGCATTCAATCAAGTGGGCTGAGTGGATGAAttccctgccccctgcccagaAGGACAGATGCAGAACACCGAGGCTACTGGGAATCACCTGCTAAATTAGCTGGGAATTTAATTCAGCTGATAGTGACAGAAAACCCTACATAACTAGGACTTAAATAAGATAGAAGTTCATTTCTTTCTCATGCAAAAGAAGCCTGAGAAGGCAGGCTGAGGCTGATATGCTGGCTCCATGATGCTACCAGAGTCCAAGGAGTCTAGCTTTCTCCTTTATCAACCTTCAGGTCACCTCAACCATCATCTAAGTATTTAAGGAGGGCAGTAAGAAGCACAGAGTATAAGAAAGGAACTCCTCCCAGCAGAGTCAACTCTTTTTAAAGAACATTCTTAGAAATCCCACACAATACTTCCACTTATATCTCATGGGCTACAACTTAAGCATATGGTCAAAATTAGCTGTAAATGTGgtgggaaattttatttttattttggggaagcAATGTGCCCTGGTGACAATTGGAGTTCTGAtattaaggaagaaaaaggaaatgcgTTTCAGACAATGAGGAAGGGTGTTTGCCACATGGCTAATGGGAGGAACCTTCTGGAAGAATCTTGGCTGCTCAGTATCCCCCTGGCTGTGCGGAGTCACTGAGAGTTAGGCCAGATGGACTGGCCTTTCTGCTGCTTGGAGCCTGATGACTGTTTCTATCTTCCCTTGTGTTTCCAGTCATTCTTGCCTTAGTATCATGTACAGACCAAAaattgaaaaaggaagaaaaagataatcTGGTTTACCTGGGAATCCGCGGCATGAATCTCTGTCTCTTTTGCGCAGAAATTCAAGGCCAGCCTACCTTGCAGCTTAAGGTGAGTGGTTGTGCAGCTCATGAGGGAAGTATCGTGAGATGGACTTTTTGCTTCATTTAATATGTTACTGAATGAAAATAGCATTTTTTCAATGCTGGATGCTCAGCGTAAGAAAGAAAACCTGAGCTGGCTGATCCCCAAAGCAATAAATGCTACCTTCGGAATGCTCCTTAACTGCCTCCCAGCAACACTCTGAGATGATGGAGTGCTTCCATTTAAGCAAAAGCCACTGCATGGCACAGGGCACAAGGGGGGAGATTGTTAATCTGGATCTTGCATATTACACGCCTATGGTCCTTGCACCAAAAGCAATATTTGTAGTCATGAAGCTAATCCTTCTGCTTATGAGGGAAGCTGTAACTTATCAATCCCCCTGGAGGTTGGGAATCTCATAAGACCGGCCTGAACCTGCAGATGGGGGCATACCAGGAGCACCCACGAAAGAGAGTTACACCTCCCTCTGTTCTCAGGGAAGACGGTGCTGTCTCAAAGAATCAGGAGCACCTTGTGTCATGGGATCCTGGGGTGGAGCCAAGCTGTTGGGAACCACTAGGTTGCCTGTGTTGACACCTAGTGTCCTCCTTTCTTCTGCCTCTGTCCCTGGCTTCTGTCCCTCCCTTTGGGAAAAGCAGTCACTCCCAGGGCTGGGTTAGTTTAGCTCCCTCCTTCCCATAATCCTCTCTAATGAGCCTCTTTTCTACTCCTAGGAGAAAGACATCATGGACCTGTACCATATGAGTGAAGGGCAGaagccttttctctttctccacattTTAGAGGGCTCCACCTCCGCCTTTCAGTCTCTCTCCTACCCTGACTGGTTCATAGCCACCTCCTCCATGGCTGGACAGCCCATCACTCTCAGCAAGGAGAGGGGCAAAACTGACAACACTAACTTCCATTTAGAGGTTTAGAACTAAATTCAGCCTGGGCTGTGGGTGTCTGATTCCAGGACAGAGGAGCAAGCAGTCAGAGACTCTTCTGTTTGAAACACAACAGGGCATCTTAAGAGACCGCCGTGCACTGATGCCCATCCATAGCCCACCTCATTCTCGTCACCCAAAAACCACCTCCTCCTCTCGACATCCATTTCCACACCATGTCCCCCATTTGAACGGCATCCCAATATGACACCTAAGAGTCAGTTTTTGTTCCTTCCTGAGCTTGTTCCACATCCACTTAGCTACCAAGTCCAGTCAAGTCAACATCCCAAAAGCTTCTTGTACACAACCCTCTCTTCCTAATCCTTCTGAAAACCTATGGCCTAGAGATGTGAACTTCAAACATTTTTGTTCATACAACCCTATTAATAAAAGAATTTATTAATTCTATGtatgtttattataaatattataacatACTCTCAAAGATAAATCTAAAGGATAAGAtgaatgtgaaataaaaattttgtatGTCTTGATAATCAGGATGGATTCCTAATATCATTAGTTAATAATTTGACACACAGTGTATACTTGGTTAAGATTAATTGTTAAACATAATGAAAGTAAATCAATCCATATTTCAAAGAACCACTTATAtcactttgaattttttttaggcAACTTCTCAGAACTTATTGTACtatccttgtttttattttataaagtgacTGGAAGTAGAAGTGTCAGCTATGatattttcttgttgttattCATGATTTTTGGAATTTTAATAGAACCTTCAGTCAACAGTTTCTTTATTGGGATGCTTTTAAGCCAGTTGTGCATTTTGTGAGGGTTACTTTAATTAAAGTCTGTAATATAATCTAAAAATTCACTTAACCTATCACATGTAAACTGCAATTTACTATAGTGTCCTGAACATTAATGTGGGCATAGCAGGCTCTCCTCCCTCGAGAGACCTTGCCTTTCTTCGCACAGGACAAACAAGGGTATCAGGTTTTGCAGTGGGTACCCATTGCTAACCAAGTTCAAATTTCTCAGCCAGGCATAATCTGTTTCCAAACCTATCCTTCTGGCATTGTCTCCTGTTGCTTCACTGCCCGTGATTCAGTTTGAGATAATCCTGGAACCCCACCTTACATCCTGTTAACCTGCCTTTTCATTGCTGTGCAACTAGCTTTGAGAAGGTGTAACCTGACAGCATGTCGTCTCTGCTACACCAAGcatctctctctgctctgggGCTCCTAGGACACCTGGGGACAGACACTTGCAGGAATCTGCTTGGCACTCATACATGCACAAACCTGGAAATAAGGGGGAGCTGCTCCATCAAGAACTCTTGACCAATGGGGGATGGGAGTGGGTGGGGAAAGGCCACTCTCTTTGATCATTCTGGTAGACAATTCTGAGATGCATTCTATCTACATGGTTCCCACTGGGTTCCTACATGAGGGGCCCAGCAGGTTTGAGTCATAGTCACCCACCACAGTGCTGAGCTCAAGAACACATCCTTGCATTGACTTtcctcatttctctccttcaATTTCCCCAGTCCCCACTCCTGTTCCCTGGGGACGCTTCTCATCATCCTGCATTCAAACGcttgtctcaggctctgtttTCTGGTGTAAACTCAGGCTAAGACAGATTGAACCAAGTGAGCTTCTGTTCTTTACTGACTACTCTCAACACATTGatttcttccctccctgcctctgctcATGCTTTTGCAAACATCTCAAACACTTTCATGACTATGCTTCTCACCTGCCTATGTCTTACTAACATCCTACATCTGTCTGAAGTGTTTAGAGGCCGCTCCTCACCTTCCCAACCAAATACAACATCTTACCTTCTTTGAGGTCTACATCACTTTTGCCTTCTCATGTGACATTTCCCTTGTTAGAGTTTGTGCTATagttttttctcctcctcttggcCTCTTTGCTCTCTTCTCCTCAACCAAATTCTAGTACACAGAGGGCAGAGATAGTGTCTTTTACATCTATACACTCCATTTAGATGCCAAATCTTGCCTCCTACATAACAGTTCCTTAAAAAAGTTTTCCTGAAATAAATGAACTCTCATTGCATGTATTAGCAACTTCCCAATGATACTGAAATGTGTCAGAGTAGAACTTGCTTTATGATGTCAGGGCCAGACCAGCAAGAAGGGTCCAAGGAATTGCAAAGCTCCTCAAAGAAGATAGAGAAGGAAAACACAGGATGGCTGGTTAGGAACTTCCTTGTCTCAACTCCGCTTCCTCTTCCCCATACGCCAATCTGACCCTAGGGGACTGTGACTATGCTAGGATATCCATTCAGGAGGGGATGGCTATAGAAACAAAACACAGCCTAGAGAGCATCCCAGAGGGTCTCCAGCCAGCGTCCACTGCCTCCACGGCATCTCCCTTCTGAAGGACTCTGTGCACTGCCTGAGGCTTTGTATTTTTGTCCAAACCCTCACCCACATGTATTCATGCATATTCACAACACATCATATTCATGCATGTTCTGTGCCTAAACAGGGTACAGAAAAGGATACCACGGGAATTCACAGTTGCAATTTTACTCTCTGAGAAGGTCAGGGCTAAGGTCAAGATGACCCCCAGGATGGCTATGAGAGATGTGTGGTGATAATGAAATTGGACGCATAGTAAGCAAGTTTTCTGGGAAGGGCTACAAAGACTGTGAGTTCTGTAAATAACAGAATGTGTAGAAAGAACAGTAGATGATGATGAAAAACAATGTAATTCTAGGCTGTGCATATAAATATTAGCTTCCCAGCACTCCCAAGAGCCCTGGAGATGAGCAGGAGATAGATGGCCAGTCCACTGTACACAGCATCACTTGTTCCCTCTGACagaggaggtgaggaagtggtgacggtggagggggaggagaaacCATAGAAGGAGGTGTCCTCAGATATTTTATTGGCTTTCCTGTTTTGAGGGATgttttagtctgtttgggctgctataacaaaataccatatatTGGGGGCATAATGCCAACAAACATTAATTCCTCACAGCTCTGGCTGGAAGTCTGATATAAGGGTACCAGCATGTCAGATGAGGGTCCTCTCCTGGGCTGcagacttcttgttgtatcctcacatagTAGGAAGGGAAAGAGAACTCTCTGGGGCCTCTCTTATAAGGCTATTAATCTCATCCATGAGGGCTctgccttcatgacctaatcatctcccaaaggcccccacctcctaatactatcacattgggcacttggatttcaacatatgaattttaggggacacagacattcagaccatagcaaggaATATGAGGCTCTTTGCTTGAATCTAAGCTATGAACCGTAGGAAGAGGCACAGGAAAACAGATTTCTGTTCAGTCAACATCAGAAAGCACTTCTTAAAAGTGTAGTTTCCTTAAGCCTTCTAAGCAGGCAGACTAGGCCAGTTCCTTGTCTACCTGTAGCATGGAGAGAATAcggcaaacacatacacacacgcacacacacgcacacacccccgCACACACACACCGTAGACAGATGGAGAAAAAGTCCTAACAGTGTTATTTCCCCTGTTCTAGTCTCTGAAACACTGGTTTCTATGACTTTTTCCTCCAGTCTTTGAGGTACTCTAATACTCAGGGTGTTGATACTATTGTTGCTTTCTTAAGCTAGAGTTATAGTGGCCTTACTCAGATCCAGGACTGGTAAATGGTGGGTTGACCACAGACTGGCAGAGAGTGGGTTATACACATGATCCTTAAAGACAGCTTTTCTCCTGAATCTCTTCCATTCAGCAACCTGAACTCCCAAATGCAAGTCTGTTTCAGCCTCCTACTCCCTCCCACCTATCATTCTTTTCCAATTTGTGTCAGCATTCATATCTACTCTTCCCTTCCTTCAACTCCAGGTTCTTTCATTCTTTGGAAGGGAAAATTTAAAAGGCTCTATAAGCTTGCAACTGAGAATTTTTGTCTCTTCATTAGGTCAAgaagtttaattttgtttataatcTAATGTGAACTTGAGGCAAGAAACAACACATGCGTAGTCAATGAGAAAGAAGAAGTGCagagaaatatgcagaaaataaacTGATCAATTAACTGTCACATTATTTGAGTCATTTACAAGCAGAAGAGTcctcattattaaaaaaatactgcaGAGTCAACTCTAAGCCATGTGATTGGGTAACGACTCTAGGAATAAGTGGACAAGCCACAGAAAACCCATAATGCCATTCCTAATTGGTTCTCTACTTGGCCAGGGATGCAattaaaaatgagacaaaaacTAGCAAAGATTGTGCAGCTGATAGATTGCTACCTTCCAATATCCAATGCCAACCATTAAAAGACCAAAACCCACACGCTAATGTTCTTTACTCTCGTGAAACTTAGAAGCTCTTTGCAGATTAAAGCTCTGATTCTCTCAAATCAGCTTCATCTATGCCTATGATTGCAGCATAGCCATCATAAAAGCTGTAACTAACTGACCAGGGTCAATGCCAACAGCAATGGCTTCCCCAAACTCATCATGTAGTTTGAACGCCAAATACCAGAACTTGTGTTTATTCTCAAGGGGAGCACCAAGATCAATAATTTCAATCAAtcactaaacaaatattttttgagcacctacactgttctaaatgctggaGATACAGTAGTAaacaaaacaggagaaaattGGACATATTTTGGAACTGTTGTTAAATTTTGAAGATTTGGGGGTAACAGTCCATCACCCCTGGTCTCTGTCCACATGCAAACATGTAGAGAATATACTGATGacagaataaaaatcaaagcagtgcCTTTATTATCGTGGCAGCCAGATTAGAGAAATGGGAGGCGACTTCTAGTCCTCCCCTTAACCTTTGGGGCCTAGGCTGTGCCCATCAACTCTGATGTCATATTCTCAAGCCACTGTGATGAGCTGTCATTTGCTAGCAGAACCAAGAGAATAAGGCAGAGTGGTAAACTCCAAGATGCTCTAGGCAGCCTCAGTGTAGAGTAGGTTCTCTTAACCACTGCTCCATTGGTGGTCCAGGGAATATCAGGGTCTTGTTAATCAGAGGAGCTTCTTCTCCTCCCATGGGGGGACCCTTTGAGAAACTCACAGCCTCTGCTTAAACTACTTTCCTCACAAGCCATTTACTCTTtcccctttaaaaaatattaattttcggggctggccgggtggcgcaagtggttaagcgtgcgcgctccgctgcggcggcccggggttctccggttcggatcacgagcgcgcaccgacgcaccgcttgtcaagccatgatgtggcagcgtcccatataaagtggaggaagatgggcatggatgttagcccggggccagtgttcctcagcaaaaagaggaggattggcagatgttagctcagggccgatcttcctcaaaaaaaaaaaaattaattttcaactATGTTATTAATACAGTGATGCATTctccttgtaaaaaaaaaaaaaaagtaaaaacataacAGATAAATCCAAATCCCTTTCCCCAaatcctcattctccctttcctcATCCCAGTGGTAAGCACTGTTACTGTTGGCATCATTCTTGTCCATTTCTTATGCATTTACATACTCATATGTACCTACTGGAAACATATAGAGTTGTTTTGTGTGggcctctgtgtatgtgtgtgtatgttttcctAACTGGTATGATACgatacatatttttctccaactcattttttcactcaacaatatGTTCAAATAGCTCTCTGTGCTGGTGTGGATTGGTCTACCTCATTCTTTTACAACTGCTGCAGAGTTTTCCACAGAATGGTTTTTACCGTTGGTTGTTTAGCCGTTCCTTCATTGATGGAAtggttaggttgtttccattttttcttgtttgtttttcttaacaAACAACATGTCAATGAACATTCCAGTATATGCCTCCTATGCACACATGCAAGACATTGTTTAGAATAGATAAGTCAATTGCTTGACCACCGAGTAAGTGCGTTCTTTATTTTCAACAGACACTGACAATCTGCCCTTCAatgtggcttttctaatttatACTCCCAATGATGTGTTCATTCCTCTCTACTTCAAACttacttttaaatgaaaaaaaaattttgctcaTCCAGTGTATAAAGAACGATATCTCACTGTTATTTTGATTTGTACATCCCTTGTTACTAGTAAGCCATTCACTATTCAGCACATTGCAGTCTGACCTCTGACTTCTGACTTTTCCACCAAAATCTTTCTTTTGAGTGTCACCAATGAAGTCtctgttgctaaatccaatggacACTTTGCTATCCTCATCTTACTCAGCATTGAACACAGCCTGCTGCTGTCTCCTCATCTTAACACTCATGTGCTGGGGGTTCTGCAGCTAGTTGCTTCTGGTTTCTCCCAACCTCACTGCCTTTTCCTTCTCAGTCCCCTCTCCTGGTTCCTCCTCACATGACTTTTAAGGTTGAAGTTCCTCAGGGCTCATCCCTGAGTCCTCTTCTCCTCTCTACTGTTTCAGTGGATATTACTTGTTCTCATGAATTTAAATTCCAGATGGATATTGACAATTTGATCCGGTCCAGAGCTCTTGTCAGAACTCCAGATTTGCGTTTGCAGCTACGAATTTAATTGTCTCAGCACTTGCAAATTGAATATGTCCTAAGTAGCACCCTTGATCCTTGCCCAACATGCCCATTCCCACACCCAGTCTTTTTCATCTCAGTTACTCAAGATAGAAACctaggagtcatccttgattcctccttTCCCCGAAGCCCTACACCCAATCCATCAAGTCTATCTCCAAAAAGTCTATATCTTCAAAATACATCTCAAATTCACCCATCTCGCTCCAACTTCTCTGCCTCTCACCACTGCACACTGGGCAAACACCATAGCTCACCAGTACTGTAAATCAGCCTCCTGACTGGTGACCTCCATCTACTCCTCCATCCAGTCATTAAATCCATTCTCCGTGAGCCAGCCAGGATTATCTCCATAAATGAAAATTCAGCTATGTCATTCCAATGTTTTGACTCCTTTGATGTATCCATTTGTACTTAGGAGGAAATGCAAACTTCCTACCATAGTTTACAGGCTTGCCTGGATGGTCTGGCCCCTGCTTCCAACCTCTCTTCCAGGTCACTCTTTCCCTCCATTGCTATCTTCAGTCTTGCTAATCTTTCAGTTCCTTGAATATGCCAAGTTCTTTATAGCCCCAGTACCTTTGCATATGCTATGCTCATGTACATCCCTGTTACCTGTATTGGTTTATTcttattctttgcatttctagctCCTTCAAGTCACCTCTTTATATATTACCTCCTCAAGAGGCCGTCTCTGACCACCATGTCTGAAGTAAGCTGCTTCCTCTACCCCCTGAAATTTCTGCCTCCCGTTTTTGATTGTTTCATTCACACAATTTGTAATGACTTTTTTATCTGCCTGTATCTTTATTCCCTCCTTACATTATAATGTCCTTGATTGCAGAGAAGTAGTGTTTGTCTAGTTCACCATTATATCCCCAgcccctagcacagtgtctgtgtttcataaatatatgttgaataaacaaattaaatattaataaattgataagtgaatgaatgaatgaggagctGATCTCCTCCCCAGGCAGACCACCTTCCTTTGCAAGATCAGCCTCATTCAGAATAAAACTTACCTTCCTGTTCCTAAGCCTCGATGTCACAGAGAACGGAGCTCCCATGTCCACACAAGTCCTTCAGCTTTGCGAAGGCAGCTTTCGCGGCCCTCTTTAATCTCCTTTCCCCTCTGACATAAATCACCAAAAAAGGGAGAACAGTCCTTCCACACTCCTGAAGTTCCCTTCCATTGCACACctggcctccttcctcccctcaccCACTCTACCCAAGTGGAGGGAAGACCATACCTCCTGGTGCACATCCATTGTCCTGGTAAAGCTGCTGATACTACCtccttccactctcacaagtgccGCATTGTATGATAAATTATGTGGTCACCTTACTTAGTAGAAACTGGGATTGTGTGGCTCAGCTGCTATTTACCTACTTTCCTTTGGGGGCCAACTGAACTGAAGAAAGCATCTATTCTGCTCTGTTCCTTcatgatttacatttttatcagACCCGTCCTTACACGAGGAGGCCTGTGGCTGTCCAGAGCTGCCTGTGACTGTGTGTGATTCTGATTCTCGGGGTCTGactctgtgcttcatttttttGCAGAAAAGAATCCACACTCTCCAATATCAACTTTATCAGTCACAAACTTATCAGTAAGCAAAAAAATATTAGACTTTGTCATAATTCTCAATTGTTTCATAACTCAAGTGGGAAAGAGGGATGCTACCTATTACCCCACCCCTCAACTCTAACAATCAACACGGCAAAAATCCAATTGTCGCCGCAGTGCCAAGGTCATTGGTACCAATGGATGCATCCCACTCCAGAGAGACCTAGTATTTGGGTTCAGCCTGAAATGACAATTAAGCATAAGTGTCACAGCAGCACTGGTGAAGGAGGAGGCTGGCACATTAATCAGGCAGCAGCTCATACTTTAGTCACTCATCTAGAACATCATCATGTATTCTTGGATCTGCCATTAGGGTCCAACTGTGAAGGAGCCATGCCTGATTGTCACATTGTCCTCA
Coding sequences within it:
- the IL36B gene encoding interleukin-36 beta; translated protein: MATPQSLETPQFLHIRDSLQMVWVLKGNSLIAVPSSNNVKPVILALVSCTDQKLKKEEKDNLVYLGIRGMNLCLFCAEIQGQPTLQLKEKDIMDLYHMSEGQKPFLFLHILEGSTSAFQSLSYPDWFIATSSMAGQPITLSKERGKTDNTNFHLEV